atattgacatTTTCCCCTCTAGAACCTACCTCACAGTTTTCACTTCTGATAGCTATACCAGAAGATGCACTAGATCCTCTTTGACATCAGGAAATTCACTCCTTTATCCTTCAAATTAACCTTATACTGTAACCCAGAAGACCTAATTTATTGTTCTaggaataattttacatttatctttcTAACCAGATACTTTACTCTGTCCAGAAACAATTTCCTCACTTTGAGGCTTAAGCTATTAGAAACCAAAGCCTGTATTTTTGTTTCCCTCTGAGTCAAATAAGTAGACAGAGGCTATGTTATTGAATGAAGTCCAaagtgaaaggaaaggaaggcatAATTACAGGAAGACAAATCTGGTTAAGTTTTAGttgatatctaaaaataaaaagaaatatttgctttttggTGTAAAATGACTCATGTATTAATTTGTCCAATTTTAACACTTACCTTCTTAGATACCTAATAGAATATAGGaagattaaaacaattattttctttttatccataCATAGTTCTGTAcctgatttccttcctttctttccttctttggaaAGCTGCACTAGCTTACTTAGAAGAGAGCCCCTTTatgttcttttatcttttttcttttaaactcagAATAAGTCGTTAGCGGACAGTCTCATCTGTTCAGAAGATCCCCCACTTAGATATAAAAGCAAAAGATCCAGAGCAAAATCTACTTCCAGCCTTGTAGCAGTGGCGTCCAcatataaaatctaaaaaataaggaTTCTGATTTAAATTAGACATGGTAGAAGTTGAATCCAAAGTcatatttctttgtgtcctctttatAAACTGTAGCTTCCCTGTCCAATATAGTGGCTGCTGAACTGAACTGTCCAATACAAggacattaaacatttaaatagaaataaagtaactGAAATTGTAAATGCAGTTGTTCAATTACACTACCATCATTTCAAGCGCACAGGAGCCATATATTCCACTTTAGccattttatggtattttataGAACATCGCCATCAGTTTAGAAAAGTTCCCTTGGACAATTCTGGTCCATACAGGTATCACAACATTCCTGTGAGTTGGCTATATTCTCCATTTTGAAGGTTAATTAAGTAAACCTCAGAGAATGAAAGAAACTTCAAGTTTTCTACTTTGAAACTTGAAAACCTAGGTTTTTAATCCAGCTTTGTTTTACGGCAAAGGAAATGCTCAAAAGTACATTTGAggcaaataaacaattttttcctctttcttaaatATGGTCAGACTGATAGAGTGACCTACATGTGTCCAGGCTGACACCATGGAACTTGTTTGTTGATTCTCTgactatatttaaatattttttaaagtcatttgtCATGGACTCAGAGTAAATctacaattttaataattttttcttttttatggcgctgatttttgtttattattgttgctgcttttctttcttttttttaggcaATACATCTCAATATCTCTCAATATCTTTTCAGAGAAAAGAGTCTAAGCATTCTGGTATGAATCTGTTGGGTCTTGACACTGTAGATGATGGGATTCATTAAAGGTGGGAAAAGGATGTAGATGTTGCCAATGAGAACGTGGGCCACGGGGGAAAGGTGCTTGCCAAAACGGTGCACCATTGTGAGGCTAATGATAGGGATGTAGAACACAAGGACAGCACAGATGTGGGAGACGCAGGTCTGAAATAATTTATGCCTCTCTTCCTGAGAGGCAACTGCCAGGACTGACTTAAGAATCAGAATGTAGGAGAAAAGGATGAGTATAGCATCCAACAACAGTATGCAAATAACCAGCATCAGGGCATAGTAACTATTGAATCGGATGTCTGAACAGGCTAAGCGGAGAAGATCCTGGTGCAGGCAGAAAGAGTGAGAAAGGATGTGGAAATGACAGTAATTAAAAAATTTCAGACGGATGATGGGGGgtgtaataaagaaaaaactcCTACCTATTATAGTGAGCCCAATTTTGATAATTCTGGAATTAGTCAGGATGGAGGAATAACGTAGTGGATTGCAAATTGCAACGTACCGGTCAAAGGCCATAGCGAGGAGGACAGAGGACTCCATGAAGGACAGACCATGGATGAAATAGGACTGGGCAATGCAGGAATCCAAGCTGATCTCTCGAATGATCCCCCACAGGATCCCCAGCACTGTGTACACAGTGGACAGCCCCATGCACAGGTCAGTGAGGGCCAGCATGGACAGGAAGTAAAACATAGGCTGGTGCAGGCTTGGCTCAGTCCATATCACATGGAGAACCATGCAATTGCCCAAAAGCACCATGGCATAGATTGAGGAGAAGGGGATGGAAAACCAGGGGTATTGCTGCTCCATGCCAGAAAATCCagtgagaagaaaggaagaattcgTGCTGGTGCTAGGGCTTACTGAAGTAATCATTCTGGAACTGAGAAACATGTGAGAGtatttttttcaaaggaaatgtttcAATTTCACCTGAATACAATGAAATTTCTAAGTAAACGAAATACCCTAAAACTtactgacttaaaaaaaacagCTGAGAAATTCTGTTTCTTTGAGACATAGTATCCATTGCCTTTGAGAAAATGGTCTTCTTTTGATGTCATttaaaagtcattattttttcactgtCTGGATGTGAACATATCCTTAGAAAtcataagcaaaaacaaataaggaAGAGATTAGTAAAAGGAGAAggctagttttaaaaaaatatgttgctTAGACATTTTCCCAAGGATAGTGGTAAAAATTTTATACCAGTAAAGAGCCGAGgttcttgaaaaattattttcttctctccaaTTCATTAAACATTCAAAGTGAAGAGTAATCTTTGGGCTTTAAATATCATAAGTCTATTAAATAGTCACTTTTCCATCATTTTCCATTTTGTGCCGTCTCCAAGtatattttttctccaaataCTATTTAATGAAGATACTCCTGTTTTCTCCCCCTCCAGATGATGTAGGCAGCAATTACTTTTTCTTCGTTGGTGATAAGCAGACAGGAATATTTATGCATGAGACTTTGGGTAAACGATTTCTCACTGGAGCTCTGGCCTCTTGAGATGTTCAACTCATTTGTGCCTTTGTGATGTAGAGAATTAGATTGAAGACACTGAGCCTTTGATAGCAGCTCAGTGCTTcccattcctttatttattcagttaatgAGCTGATTAACTATTTATTCAATATACATTTATTCAATGTATTGGccaattgtgttttctttcttagaaCCTGCAGTTCTACAGATCACAAAGCCAGGCTCAAACAACCAAGCTTATAATTTCAAAAGCCTCATGGTAGCAGAATCAATTGGCTTCTTCTTTACATTGTTTGCCTGCTTTAAGTTCCAGACCTGAGAATCATAAGTTTTTTTAAAGCTCTAATAATGTAAACAGATGTTCAAAAGTCCATACTTTCATGTTTGATTGAGTAACTTCGAGATGTTAAAGTAACTTCAGATTTGGGCTGCCCTTTATGTCCTACTTTTCAGCTTTGTCTTACTAGCCTCACAACACAGTTCCACAGACTTTCTTCTCAATGTACTCTCTATACTACACTGACGTCTTCTAGCAGTCTAACCATTGTTTTTCTTGCCCTGACTCGTCAGCATTGAATAACTTAGCTcactatttttaatacttttttctccATAGAATGCTTGAAGTTTCTTCGTTTCTTGCAGAGGATTTTTCAG
This genomic window from Pan troglodytes isolate AG18354 chromosome 9, NHGRI_mPanTro3-v2.0_pri, whole genome shotgun sequence contains:
- the OR51V1 gene encoding olfactory receptor 51V1: MFLSSRMITSVSPSTSTNSSFLLTGFSGMEQQYPWFSIPFSSIYAMVLLGNCMVLHVIWTEPSLHQPMFYFLSMLALTDLCMGLSTVYTVLGILWGIIREISLDSCIAQSYFIHGLSFMESSVLLAMAFDRYVAICNPLRYSSILTNSRIIKIGLTIIGRSFFFITPPIIRLKFFNYCHFHILSHSFCLHQDLLRLACSDIRFNSYYALMLVICILLLDAILILFSYILILKSVLAVASQEERHKLFQTCVSHICAVLVFYIPIISLTMVHRFGKHLSPVAHVLIGNIYILFPPLMNPIIYSVKTQQIHTRMLRLFSLKRY